In Actinomycetota bacterium, a single window of DNA contains:
- a CDS encoding helix-turn-helix domain-containing protein, which produces MDATADIRPRRRGPKLPELVLTDEERTTLERWARRPTSSQALAERCRIVLACAEGRSNTKVAQHLGVARSTVIKWRSRFVARRLEGLVDEPR; this is translated from the coding sequence ATGGACGCCACTGCTGACATCCGACCGCGCCGCCGTGGCCCCAAGCTCCCCGAGCTGGTGCTGACCGACGAGGAGCGCACCACCCTGGAGCGCTGGGCTCGACGACCCACCTCCAGCCAGGCGTTGGCCGAGCGCTGCCGGATCGTGCTGGCCTGCGCCGAAGGTCGCAGCAATACCAAGGTCGCCCAGCACCTGGGGGTGGCCCGGTCCACGGTCATCAAGTGGCGCTCGCGATTTGTGGCCCGCCGGCTGGAGGGACTGGTGGACGAACCCCGT